Proteins co-encoded in one Polynucleobacter sp. MWH-UH19D genomic window:
- a CDS encoding efflux RND transporter periplasmic adaptor subunit: MSKIESTLDRLLVKLVELKGSAKTRLCALWIKASPLAGKLKKLNLPTIKTFAIQYKWRILLVLIVLYACSKVFDYFFPAADKAGGPITVTTMIVEKKDIPLIIEATGTIVSNSIVDIRPMVTNTVAKVNVKDGQEVKAGDLLFTLDDRNDKANYEKLRALADDANKQYLRAKELVAKNFISKAGLETSYANAKAAEAAAKAAEVQLSFDYIKSPIDGRAGIVNVFPGSLVQASNVVTTATSSTATSSVGSMVTITQLNPINVQFVIPEKDIPTILENQLDGEPLKVKVTVGDSSKKTYEGTVIVVDNQVDPSIAAVRVKAQIPNEGMTLLPGQFARISLVASDLKDALSVPSQAVVINPRGKFVFTLEKDGKANMIPIKVVYEYQGTSVITGIQAGDKVVVEGKQNLRPGSKTRESKSPATPAAQAAPTSATDKK, from the coding sequence GTGTCAAAAATTGAATCTACTCTGGATCGTTTGCTTGTCAAATTAGTTGAACTAAAAGGTTCAGCAAAAACTCGCTTATGCGCTCTTTGGATAAAAGCAAGTCCACTCGCAGGCAAACTAAAAAAACTCAATTTGCCAACGATTAAGACATTTGCAATTCAGTACAAATGGCGCATTCTATTAGTGCTAATTGTTTTATATGCTTGCTCTAAGGTATTTGACTACTTTTTCCCCGCAGCAGATAAGGCTGGCGGACCAATTACCGTGACCACGATGATTGTCGAGAAAAAGGATATTCCACTGATTATTGAAGCTACCGGAACTATCGTGTCCAATAGCATCGTCGATATTCGCCCAATGGTAACCAATACAGTAGCCAAGGTGAATGTAAAAGATGGTCAGGAAGTAAAGGCTGGAGATTTACTTTTTACCCTTGATGATCGAAACGATAAGGCCAATTACGAAAAGTTAAGGGCTTTGGCAGATGATGCTAATAAACAATATCTGCGCGCTAAGGAATTAGTAGCAAAGAACTTTATTTCTAAGGCTGGTCTTGAGACTTCCTACGCTAATGCAAAGGCAGCCGAGGCAGCAGCTAAGGCAGCAGAGGTTCAACTATCGTTCGATTACATTAAATCGCCAATAGATGGTCGCGCGGGCATAGTCAATGTATTTCCTGGCTCATTAGTGCAGGCTAGCAACGTGGTTACCACAGCAACAAGCTCAACCGCTACATCGAGCGTAGGCTCTATGGTCACCATCACCCAACTTAATCCAATCAATGTTCAATTCGTTATTCCCGAGAAAGATATCCCCACTATTCTGGAAAATCAGCTAGATGGGGAGCCGCTTAAAGTTAAGGTAACTGTAGGCGATAGCAGCAAAAAAACTTATGAAGGCACTGTGATAGTTGTTGATAACCAAGTGGACCCATCTATCGCCGCAGTAAGAGTTAAAGCGCAAATTCCAAACGAAGGGATGACATTACTCCCAGGTCAATTTGCACGCATTTCTTTGGTAGCTAGCGATCTGAAAGATGCTCTTTCCGTTCCATCACAAGCCGTTGTAATCAATCCTCGCGGAAAGTTTGTATTTACCCTTGAAAAGGATGGGAAGGCAAACATGATTCCAATCAAAGTGGTATACGAGTATCAAGGCACTTCCGTTATTACCGGAATTCAAGCAGGCGACAAGGTTGTTGTGGAAGGCAAGCAAAATTTACGTCCAGGAAGCAAAACTCGGGAGTCTAAGAGTCCAGCAACACCTGCTGCTCAAGCAGCACCCACATCTGCAACCGATAAAAAATGA
- a CDS encoding efflux RND transporter permease subunit, translating to MTLSELCIRRPVMTVLLSIATVIAGTVAYLKIPVAALPSFNSPIISVSASLPGASPENMASSVALPLEKEFSTIDGISVISSTNFLGSTSITLEFNNDRDIDKAAVDVQAALLRAQKRLPIEMTIPPSYRKVNPADTPVLIVRLSSPSVNLSDLNAYAENLLSPNISTISGVAQVLVYGAKRYAVRVRIHPDALANRNLTMDDVAVAINKANSNSPVGILDGPRQSITIYANPQLVRPEEFGNLIISQKNGLPIYLKDVAEVMESYEDVKTLASANGERSIAIAILRQPSANTVEVVKSVKQLLPQLQKQMPESIKLQFVNDRSLSIIEAIHDVNYTLALTVLLVVLVIFLFLKHISATIIPSISLPISLIGAFFLLYFLGYSLDNISLLGITLAVGLVVDDAIVVLENIMRYVEQGMDPLKASLKGSKEVGFTIISISISLVAVFIPLFFMVGPIGLLFREFAVVVSLSILVSAVVSLTVVPMLCSRFLPKPGQHAKEYEINKKFDRLFEWMLKTYIHYLDLALANRKKVLWGAASTFVITVVLFVNSPKGFFPEEDIGQIQATTEASEDISFKAMLALQDRAAELVNTDPNVASSISVVGGGASSGTNTGRIFIILKDKADRQKMSKVMEGLRTKFKEIPGLQVYMRPVQNLQLGGKSSKSRYQFILQSVGFEGVNEWADKLMQKMRADPMFRDVTSDSQLKGLNVKIDINREKAASAGVTIADIRSALYTAYGEKQVSTIYTPVNTYYVILEAAEDDRQFETDLNKIFVRGRATDKLIPLSSLATFNRSIGPTAVNHQGQIPAVTLSFNLAPDVFLGDATKKIEEYTKQIDLPPSIITSYGGDAAVFKSNQSGQLILIFAALGVIYILLGVLYESYIHPLTILAGLPSAAIGAIVSLRVFGFELTIVASIGILLLIGIVKKNAILMIDFALDAQRNQNMTPEKAIREACILRFRPIMMTTFAALMGALPIAFGIGAGAELRQPLGISVAGGLIFSQFVTLIITPVIYLYLDKYAGNGPMEIPASVLEGT from the coding sequence ATGACCTTATCCGAGTTATGTATTCGCCGCCCCGTGATGACGGTGTTGCTATCCATTGCAACCGTAATTGCCGGTACTGTCGCTTACCTCAAAATTCCAGTAGCCGCACTTCCAAGCTTTAATTCTCCCATCATCTCGGTTAGCGCCTCACTTCCGGGCGCCTCACCTGAGAATATGGCTTCATCAGTTGCGTTGCCATTAGAAAAAGAATTTTCAACCATTGATGGCATATCAGTTATAAGCTCTACCAACTTTTTGGGTAGCACCAGCATTACGCTGGAATTCAATAATGATCGCGACATTGATAAGGCAGCAGTAGATGTCCAGGCAGCTCTTTTGCGGGCGCAGAAACGCTTACCAATTGAGATGACTATTCCACCGTCATACCGAAAAGTAAATCCTGCAGATACTCCCGTTTTAATTGTGCGTTTGAGCTCTCCTTCCGTCAATCTATCGGATCTAAACGCTTATGCAGAAAATCTACTATCGCCAAATATTTCCACGATAAGCGGTGTTGCGCAAGTACTTGTCTATGGCGCAAAGAGATATGCCGTAAGAGTGCGAATTCATCCTGATGCTCTTGCAAATCGCAACCTGACCATGGATGACGTCGCAGTCGCCATTAATAAAGCAAACTCTAATAGCCCCGTTGGTATTTTGGATGGCCCTCGCCAGTCTATTACTATTTATGCGAATCCTCAGCTAGTTAGACCAGAAGAATTCGGCAACCTCATCATCAGTCAAAAAAATGGATTACCAATCTATCTAAAAGATGTTGCGGAAGTAATGGAGAGCTACGAGGATGTCAAAACACTGGCATCTGCAAATGGTGAGCGCTCTATTGCAATTGCGATCCTAAGACAGCCCAGCGCAAATACTGTTGAAGTAGTTAAGTCTGTTAAACAGCTGCTGCCACAGCTACAAAAGCAAATGCCTGAGTCAATAAAGTTGCAATTTGTAAATGACAGATCTCTATCGATTATTGAGGCGATTCATGACGTTAATTACACGCTAGCATTAACTGTCTTGCTAGTGGTGCTAGTTATCTTCCTGTTTCTTAAACACATCTCAGCAACTATCATTCCGTCGATTAGCCTACCGATATCATTAATTGGTGCATTTTTCTTGCTGTATTTCCTCGGCTATAGTCTAGACAACATCTCCTTGCTGGGCATCACCTTGGCAGTCGGCTTAGTGGTCGACGACGCCATCGTAGTTCTCGAGAACATCATGCGCTATGTTGAACAAGGCATGGATCCTTTAAAGGCCTCCCTTAAAGGCAGCAAAGAAGTAGGTTTTACGATTATTTCCATCTCAATTTCTCTTGTGGCGGTATTCATCCCACTGTTTTTCATGGTTGGCCCAATTGGCCTTCTCTTTAGAGAATTTGCAGTGGTTGTTTCTCTCTCCATTTTGGTGTCAGCTGTTGTATCTTTAACGGTTGTGCCCATGCTCTGCAGTCGATTCCTACCAAAACCCGGACAGCACGCAAAAGAATATGAGATTAATAAGAAATTTGATCGTTTATTCGAGTGGATGCTCAAAACCTATATTCATTATTTAGACCTGGCGCTAGCTAATCGAAAAAAGGTTCTATGGGGAGCCGCCTCAACCTTCGTGATCACAGTCGTTCTTTTTGTTAATAGCCCTAAGGGTTTCTTCCCGGAGGAAGATATTGGTCAGATTCAAGCAACCACCGAAGCTTCTGAAGATATTTCATTTAAAGCCATGCTAGCGCTTCAAGATCGAGCAGCGGAGCTTGTTAATACCGATCCAAACGTTGCCAGTTCAATTTCCGTGGTAGGTGGCGGCGCTAGCTCCGGAACCAATACGGGTCGCATCTTCATCATTCTTAAAGACAAGGCGGATCGCCAGAAGATGTCCAAAGTGATGGAAGGTCTTCGAACGAAGTTTAAAGAGATTCCTGGGCTGCAAGTTTATATGCGACCAGTACAAAATTTACAACTTGGTGGAAAGAGTAGTAAATCCCGTTATCAATTTATTCTCCAAAGCGTTGGCTTTGAAGGCGTCAATGAGTGGGCAGATAAGCTCATGCAAAAAATGCGCGCAGATCCCATGTTTAGAGATGTCACTAGTGACTCTCAACTCAAAGGCTTAAACGTCAAGATTGACATCAATCGTGAAAAAGCGGCTAGCGCAGGCGTCACAATTGCAGACATTCGTTCAGCCCTTTACACTGCCTATGGAGAGAAGCAAGTTTCCACCATCTATACCCCTGTTAATACCTACTATGTCATTCTTGAAGCGGCAGAAGATGATCGCCAATTTGAGACAGACCTTAACAAAATTTTCGTGCGTGGAAGAGCTACTGATAAGCTTATTCCCCTATCAAGCTTGGCGACCTTCAACCGCTCGATTGGACCAACTGCAGTAAACCATCAAGGTCAAATTCCTGCCGTAACCCTTTCATTTAACTTGGCCCCTGATGTTTTTTTAGGTGATGCCACGAAAAAGATTGAAGAATATACAAAACAAATTGATCTACCTCCTTCTATTATCACTAGCTATGGCGGCGATGCCGCTGTTTTTAAGAGCAATCAATCTGGTCAGCTAATTTTGATCTTTGCCGCCTTAGGAGTGATCTATATTTTGCTTGGTGTGCTGTATGAAAGCTATATTCACCCTTTAACCATTTTGGCGGGCTTACCATCAGCAGCAATCGGTGCAATTGTTTCTCTCAGAGTCTTTGGGTTTGAATTAACAATCGTTGCATCTATCGGCATCCTGCTCTTAATTGGTATTGTGAAAAAGAATGCAATTTTGATGATTGACTTTGCTTTAGATGCTCAACGCAATCAAAATATGACACCAGAAAAAGCTATCCGTGAGGCTTGCATATTACGTTTCAGGCCAATCATGATGACTACATTTGCCGCTTTGATGGGTGCATTACCAATCGCCTTCGGAATTGGTGCGGGCGCTGAATTACGTCAACCGCTTGGAATTAGTGTCGCAGGTGGACTAATCTTTTCTCAATTTGTTACTTTGATCATTACCCCTGTCATTTATCTTTATCTCGATAAATATGCAGGTAATGGTCCGATGGAGATTCCTGCCTCCGTTCTTGAGGGAACCTAA
- the dnaQ gene encoding DNA polymerase III subunit epsilon yields the protein MRQVILDTETTGLSHATGDRIIEIGCVEVIDRRLTDRTFHYYINPERDIDAGAFAVHGLSREFLSDKPLFANIIEELIEFVDGAEIVIHNAAFDLGFLDNEFALLKRPPFRGLASKITDTLLDARQMFPGKRNSLDALCDRFSISNEHRTLHGALLDAQLLAEVYIAMTRGQEDLSIDLIDYTVDNEEMESTSKSLPTNLKLIAASADEIAQHEKILGEIAKSSKKDPVWSPLSETQN from the coding sequence ATGCGCCAAGTAATTTTAGATACTGAAACCACCGGTCTGAGTCACGCAACCGGCGATCGCATCATTGAGATTGGTTGTGTTGAGGTCATTGATCGCAGACTAACTGATCGAACTTTTCACTACTACATTAATCCTGAGCGCGATATTGATGCCGGAGCTTTTGCCGTCCACGGACTTTCTAGAGAATTTTTATCTGACAAACCTTTATTTGCCAACATCATAGAAGAACTTATAGAGTTTGTAGATGGTGCAGAGATAGTGATTCACAATGCCGCCTTCGACTTAGGATTCTTGGACAATGAATTTGCTCTATTAAAGCGCCCACCATTTCGTGGATTGGCATCGAAGATTACCGATACCTTACTAGATGCAAGGCAAATGTTTCCGGGCAAAAGAAACTCGCTGGACGCCCTATGCGATAGATTCTCTATCAGCAATGAACATCGCACGCTACACGGAGCACTTTTAGACGCCCAGCTATTGGCTGAAGTCTATATCGCCATGACAAGAGGTCAAGAAGACCTCTCCATCGATTTAATTGATTACACAGTGGACAATGAGGAAATGGAGTCAACCTCCAAGTCCTTACCAACCAATCTTAAACTCATTGCTGCAAGCGCAGATGAAATTGCGCAGCATGAAAAAATTTTAGGGGAAATAGCTAAATCAAGCAAAAAGGACCCGGTATGGAGTCCTTTGAGTGAAACGCAAAACTAA
- a CDS encoding tartrate dehydrogenase — protein sequence MNTKKVFKNPKIAVIPGDGIGKEVIPEGIRALEAANRKFGIGMQFDHFDFASCDYYLKHGKMLPDDWFDTLMKYDAIFFGAVGMPNILPDHVSLWGSLIQFRRGFDQYVNLRPVRLLPGVPCPLANRKPGDIDFFVVRENTEGEYSSVGGKMFPDTDREFVIQESIFTRQGVDRILQFAFDLAQSRPKKHLTSATKSNGIAITMPYWDERVEEMSKKFSDVRTDKYHIDILAAHFVMNPDRFDVVVASNLFGDILSDLGPACTGTIAVAPSGSINPEGKFPSLFEPVHGSAPDIYGKMIANPIGQIWSGAMMLDHLGYPEAGKAIFSGIEKVLAAGPTHSPLTPDLGGTAKTDDLGKAIAAAI from the coding sequence ATGAACACAAAGAAAGTATTCAAAAATCCTAAGATAGCCGTCATTCCAGGGGACGGTATTGGAAAAGAAGTTATTCCTGAGGGTATACGTGCTCTAGAGGCTGCTAATCGCAAGTTTGGTATTGGCATGCAATTTGATCATTTTGATTTTGCAAGTTGCGATTACTATCTTAAGCACGGCAAAATGTTGCCAGATGATTGGTTTGATACTTTAATGAAGTATGACGCGATCTTCTTCGGTGCTGTCGGGATGCCCAATATATTGCCTGACCACGTTTCATTATGGGGTAGCTTGATTCAGTTCCGTCGGGGGTTTGATCAATACGTTAATTTACGTCCAGTGCGTTTGCTACCAGGTGTGCCATGTCCGCTAGCTAATCGAAAGCCGGGCGATATTGATTTTTTTGTTGTACGAGAAAATACCGAAGGTGAATATTCCAGCGTTGGTGGAAAAATGTTTCCCGACACAGATCGCGAGTTTGTAATTCAAGAATCAATTTTCACAAGACAGGGCGTTGATCGCATATTGCAATTTGCCTTTGATCTTGCGCAGAGTCGCCCAAAGAAGCATTTAACATCAGCAACCAAATCTAATGGCATTGCAATTACGATGCCGTATTGGGATGAGCGTGTAGAAGAAATGTCAAAGAAATTTAGCGATGTGAGAACAGACAAATATCATATTGATATTTTGGCAGCTCACTTCGTGATGAATCCTGATCGATTTGATGTGGTGGTTGCAAGTAATTTATTCGGCGATATTCTGTCGGACTTGGGGCCTGCTTGTACAGGCACCATCGCAGTTGCACCTTCTGGAAGTATTAATCCAGAGGGCAAATTCCCTTCACTCTTTGAACCAGTTCATGGATCTGCCCCAGACATCTATGGCAAGATGATTGCCAATCCAATTGGACAGATTTGGAGTGGGGCAATGATGTTAGATCATCTAGGCTATCCAGAAGCAGGCAAAGCCATTTTCTCTGGAATTGAAAAAGTCTTAGCGGCTGGACCCACACATTCTCCTTTGACCCCAGATCTTGGCGGCACCGCTAAAACTGATGATCTAGGCAAGGCCATTGCAGCCGCGATCTAA
- a CDS encoding SprT family zinc-dependent metalloprotease, producing MKHHSVREAWLEDAVKHLEPIFSKAGYAIPPVRVSCGFPASSSPRTTLGQCWPRERSNGGVNEIFISPKLDDPVQLLDTLVHELCHAVDDCFSGHGEDFKGIAQTVGLEGPARMAHATEELTVKLMMISQELGPYPHHAIVFPPPRASNASRSKAKCGQCGYEVTLLKKWASYGAPICPKDNIRMQEAISETIENTAEHDSETVGKGVKSAQDEIRRAIS from the coding sequence ATGAAGCACCATTCAGTACGTGAAGCTTGGCTTGAAGATGCTGTGAAGCATTTAGAGCCGATATTTTCAAAAGCAGGATATGCCATCCCTCCAGTAAGAGTTTCATGTGGTTTTCCTGCGTCAAGCAGTCCAAGGACAACCTTGGGCCAATGTTGGCCGCGTGAACGGTCTAACGGTGGTGTGAACGAGATATTTATTTCCCCTAAGCTTGATGATCCCGTGCAGTTACTCGATACCTTGGTCCATGAGCTTTGTCATGCGGTAGATGATTGTTTTAGTGGTCATGGAGAGGATTTCAAGGGCATTGCTCAAACCGTTGGTTTAGAGGGCCCAGCTCGGATGGCTCATGCTACTGAAGAGTTAACAGTGAAGTTAATGATGATTAGTCAGGAACTTGGCCCATACCCCCACCATGCCATTGTTTTTCCTCCGCCTAGAGCTAGCAACGCTAGCAGGAGTAAGGCTAAGTGTGGTCAATGCGGGTACGAGGTTACTCTACTAAAAAAATGGGCTAGCTATGGCGCGCCAATCTGCCCAAAAGATAATATTCGCATGCAAGAGGCTATTTCTGAAACCATTGAAAATACCGCTGAGCATGATTCTGAGACTGTTGGAAAAGGGGTAAAGTCAGCACAAGACGAGATCCGACGAGCCATTAGCTAA
- a CDS encoding amidase: MKDLESLSAFQAAKKLAKREIKATDLLLACLDQIGQRENIVKAWASLGKENALARAKALDKGAIKGLLHGLPIGIKDLFDTHDLPTSYGSPIYANYYPRTDAVSVALIRQAGGIILGKTVTTEFASFKSSSTTNPHHSEHTPGGSSSGSAAAVADFMAPLATGSQTAGSIIRPASFCGIVGYKPSFGKISVAGVKSLAPTLDTIGIFGRCIEDVALGVAVMSGDHELANVVDLHNKPRVAVLKTPGWQYASPDTRGAIALARFSAETFAKGKVSDIDLPAELHQLTQIQTRIMLSEMSRSLAFERMQYSKKLSNLVASQIDQGAAIEYKQYKLDLDQAITARKMMQNLFDENVDLIIAPSAIGEAPLAKEGTGDPLFCRSWTLLGLPCINLNVSSGHNGLPIGVQLIAAYGKDQFLLSAARALALALPDPVLRDQA, translated from the coding sequence ATGAAAGATCTTGAAAGCCTAAGCGCCTTCCAGGCGGCTAAAAAGCTAGCAAAACGGGAGATTAAAGCGACTGACCTGCTTCTAGCCTGTCTAGATCAAATTGGACAACGTGAAAATATAGTCAAGGCGTGGGCTAGCTTAGGCAAAGAGAATGCCCTGGCACGTGCTAAAGCATTAGACAAAGGGGCCATTAAGGGGCTTTTGCATGGCTTGCCTATTGGCATAAAAGACCTATTTGACACCCATGATCTACCTACTTCTTATGGGTCACCTATTTATGCGAACTACTACCCAAGAACGGATGCCGTATCTGTAGCACTAATACGGCAAGCAGGTGGAATCATTCTTGGTAAAACAGTTACGACTGAGTTTGCATCCTTCAAAAGCAGCTCTACAACCAACCCCCATCATTCAGAGCATACGCCTGGTGGGTCCTCAAGTGGATCTGCTGCAGCAGTAGCAGATTTTATGGCTCCACTAGCGACCGGCAGTCAAACTGCAGGATCGATTATTCGCCCTGCCTCATTTTGTGGGATAGTTGGCTATAAACCGAGTTTTGGAAAAATTAGCGTCGCAGGGGTAAAAAGCTTAGCTCCTACACTTGATACCATAGGCATCTTTGGACGATGTATTGAAGACGTAGCCCTAGGTGTTGCAGTAATGAGTGGTGACCATGAACTTGCGAATGTAGTGGATCTGCACAACAAACCACGTGTAGCAGTCCTCAAGACTCCTGGATGGCAATATGCCAGCCCAGATACTCGTGGCGCTATCGCCCTAGCCCGCTTCAGCGCAGAGACATTTGCCAAGGGCAAGGTGAGCGATATTGATCTGCCTGCCGAACTTCATCAGCTAACACAAATCCAAACACGCATTATGCTCTCGGAAATGTCGCGTAGCCTTGCGTTTGAACGCATGCAGTATTCAAAAAAACTCAGCAACCTAGTAGCGTCTCAGATTGACCAGGGTGCTGCGATTGAATACAAGCAATATAAGCTCGATTTAGATCAGGCAATCACTGCACGAAAAATGATGCAAAATCTTTTCGATGAAAACGTCGACTTAATCATCGCACCAAGCGCTATCGGAGAAGCACCTTTAGCAAAGGAAGGTACTGGCGACCCGCTATTTTGTCGAAGCTGGACCTTATTAGGGCTGCCCTGCATTAATCTCAATGTCTCAAGCGGACATAACGGCCTTCCGATTGGCGTTCAACTGATTGCCGCTTATGGAAAAGATCAATTTTTATTGAGCGCAGCAAGAGCTCTAGCGCTAGCATTACCTGATCCCGTGTTACGAGATCAGGCATAG
- a CDS encoding tripartite tricarboxylate transporter substrate binding protein — MLTFMNVAFAQSFPDHPIVLVVPNPPGGLVDTSARLLSEPLTRVIGQPVVVDNKPGASGNTAYQFVAKAKPDGYTLLISYSGYHVGNPALMDKLPWDPVKDYSPIALLTVSTNVIAVHPSVPVNNLKEFIAYAKANPGKLNYASQGNGSVSHVGTEMFKQTTGVDMVHVPYKGSGPAIQDVLAGQVQVFISTPPSLMQHVQSGKLKGLAVTGKNRHPGMPNVPTTAEAGLPSFQLESWVGLFAPAGTPAPVVAKLTDSVKKSLSLPEVKERADAAGVELRYQNPAATEALVKRELPYWNKVIKSANITLD, encoded by the coding sequence ATGCTCACTTTTATGAATGTTGCCTTTGCACAATCCTTTCCTGATCATCCTATTGTGCTGGTGGTTCCAAACCCTCCAGGAGGTTTAGTGGATACTTCTGCACGTCTGCTAAGTGAGCCGCTTACACGCGTGATTGGACAGCCTGTGGTGGTTGATAATAAGCCCGGTGCTAGTGGTAACACGGCTTATCAGTTCGTTGCTAAAGCAAAGCCAGATGGATATACCTTGTTGATTTCTTATTCAGGCTATCACGTTGGCAATCCTGCATTAATGGATAAATTACCCTGGGATCCAGTCAAAGATTATTCTCCGATTGCACTATTAACTGTATCAACCAATGTGATTGCTGTTCATCCATCTGTACCTGTAAATAATCTAAAAGAATTCATTGCTTACGCAAAAGCAAACCCAGGCAAATTAAATTATGCATCTCAAGGAAACGGCTCTGTGTCACATGTTGGTACCGAAATGTTTAAGCAGACTACAGGTGTAGATATGGTTCACGTTCCATATAAAGGATCTGGCCCTGCCATTCAGGATGTTTTAGCAGGACAAGTGCAAGTCTTCATCTCTACTCCGCCTTCGCTGATGCAGCATGTTCAAAGTGGCAAATTAAAAGGATTGGCTGTAACAGGAAAAAATCGCCATCCTGGTATGCCTAATGTGCCAACTACAGCAGAAGCAGGCCTTCCATCCTTTCAATTGGAGTCTTGGGTCGGCTTATTTGCTCCGGCTGGTACACCAGCCCCGGTTGTCGCTAAGCTTACTGATTCCGTCAAAAAAAGTTTGTCTTTGCCGGAAGTGAAGGAGCGAGCAGATGCGGCTGGTGTCGAATTACGTTATCAAAATCCAGCTGCAACGGAGGCTCTTGTTAAAAGAGAGTTACCTTATTGGAATAAGGTAATTAAATCAGCGAACATTACCTTGGATTAA
- a CDS encoding NADH:flavin oxidoreductase/NADH oxidase: MSLLFSNYTLGSPRGPLKLENRIVVAPMCQYSAINGEATDWHLMHWGNLLNSGAALFIIEATGVTPEARITPACLGLWDDRTEAALKDKLSRARKLAPATPVFIQLAHAGRKASSATPWDGGQLLSVGQGGWETLAPSAIPQLDGERLPHELSTQELSELIDAFVVAAQRADRVGVDGIELHGAHGYLLHQFLSPIANQRTDHYGGSFENRIRFPLELFGAVRKAYTGVLGIRISASDWIEGGWTPDETAEFAKRLKPLGCDFLHISSGGISPKQKIAIGPNYQVPFAKIVKDESGLPTMTVGLITEPMQAESILEAGDADLIALARAFLYKPRWGWEAAAALGATVKANERYWRCLPREAQSVFGDVKVGQR; this comes from the coding sequence ATGAGCCTTCTTTTCTCAAATTACACCCTTGGCTCTCCACGTGGCCCACTAAAGCTCGAAAATCGCATTGTGGTTGCGCCAATGTGCCAATATTCAGCTATAAATGGTGAGGCTACCGATTGGCATCTTATGCATTGGGGGAACTTGTTAAATAGCGGGGCTGCCTTATTCATAATTGAGGCCACTGGAGTTACACCGGAGGCGCGTATTACACCAGCATGCCTAGGACTATGGGACGATAGAACGGAGGCAGCCTTAAAAGATAAATTAAGTCGCGCTAGAAAACTGGCGCCAGCTACGCCAGTATTTATTCAGCTAGCTCATGCAGGCCGGAAGGCGTCCAGCGCAACGCCTTGGGATGGCGGACAGCTTCTTTCAGTAGGTCAAGGGGGTTGGGAGACTTTGGCCCCATCCGCCATTCCGCAACTGGATGGTGAGCGGCTTCCGCACGAGCTTTCTACCCAGGAACTCAGCGAGCTGATTGATGCGTTTGTTGTCGCAGCTCAACGCGCTGACCGAGTTGGTGTTGATGGCATTGAGTTGCATGGTGCGCACGGTTACTTATTGCATCAATTTTTATCTCCAATTGCTAATCAACGCACAGATCATTACGGCGGGTCATTTGAAAACCGTATTCGTTTTCCGCTGGAATTATTTGGTGCAGTCCGAAAGGCGTATACGGGTGTATTAGGCATACGAATCTCGGCAAGTGACTGGATTGAGGGAGGCTGGACACCCGATGAGACTGCAGAGTTTGCAAAACGCCTGAAGCCATTAGGTTGTGATTTTCTACATATTTCTTCTGGCGGTATATCACCAAAGCAAAAAATTGCTATTGGCCCGAATTACCAGGTTCCATTTGCCAAGATCGTTAAAGATGAGTCTGGTCTACCAACCATGACTGTTGGATTAATCACTGAGCCAATGCAGGCTGAATCGATTCTCGAAGCGGGCGATGCAGATTTAATTGCTCTGGCTAGGGCATTTTTGTATAAACCTCGCTGGGGCTGGGAGGCGGCCGCTGCCCTCGGCGCAACAGTAAAAGCAAATGAACGCTATTGGCGTTGTTTGCCCCGTGAAGCGCAATCCGTCTTTGGTGATGTTAAGGTTGGGCAACGTTAA